One stretch of Arachis hypogaea cultivar Tifrunner chromosome 20, arahy.Tifrunner.gnm2.J5K5, whole genome shotgun sequence DNA includes these proteins:
- the LOC112784729 gene encoding uncharacterized protein produces MPIEMPRGLPFSVDTWSSSSMASKRHHFLSHAHRDHSSGISSYFSFPIYSTLLTKNLLLRHFPHLQPHAASFFTIEVGQSLTLDDPSGPFTVTAFDANHCPGAVMLLFEGKFGNILHTGDCRLTPECVRNLPAKYVGKKGKPPPCALDCVFLDCTFGSFSQAMPSKNSAVQQVVNCIWKHPDALTVYLICDMLGQEEILLSVSKTFGSKIYVDRAENPDCFKNLELTAPEILCEDRLCRFHLFDGSPGLYERAKAKLLEAKAAPQPEPLFVRPSSQWYAIEEGFSDIENARKRRISEAVVDQFGVWHVCYSMHSSKEELEWALQLLAPKWVVSTTPTCRAMELDYVKKHCFKSKAALSSSIWKLLDINVEASDDADAFMKSVSCSPVVEETPQPFARIESPVKQRTDTIKLVSLPAQKLPVTLFGRARLSLQDSSFSRVGCNSLPTNVPTQAISSNAGKEVLDGGKDAEAKLERSPERKDLRQVKYKPSEDQEIRDLHQVKYQQSDDQESEVQEIIDLHQVKYQQSGDQESEVQEIIDLHQVKYQQSDDQESEVQEIIDLHQVKYQQSEDQQSEVQEIRVNNSRSYLNIRPSGMSDSVRKLYRRMNVPVPEPLPSLVKLMNSNKRAKRGIF; encoded by the exons ATGCCGATCGAGATGCCGCGAGGGCTTCCATTCTCGGTGGACACGTGGAGTTCCTCATCCATGGCCTCCAAGAGGCACCATTTCTTGAGCCACGCCCACAGGGACCATTCTTCCGGCATCTCTTCCTACTTCTCCTTCCCTATTTACTCCACTCTTCTCACCAAAAACCTCCTCCTCCGCCACTTCCCGCACCTTCAGCCACATGCTGCCTCCTTCTTTACCATCGAGGTAGGTCAATCCTTGACCCTCGACGACCCTTCTGGCCCCTTCACTGTCACTGCTTTCGACGCCAATCACTGCCCTG GAGCTGTGATGCTCCTGTTTGAGGGCAAATTTGGAAATATTCTACACACAGGGGACTGCAGGCTGACCCCTGAATGTGTACGGAACTTGCCTGCTAAGTATGTTGGGAAGAAAGGGAAACCGCCGCCTTGCGCGCTTGATTGTGTCTTCTTGGATTGTACATTCGGTAGCTTCTCTCAGGCGATGCCTAGCAAGAATTCTGCTGTTCAGCAGGTTGTTAATTGTATATGGAAGCATCCTGATGCATTGACGGTGTATTTGATATGTGACATGCTTGGTCAGGAAGAGATACTTCTTAGTGTTTCCAAAACATTTGGAAGCAAGATTTATGTTGATAGAGCTGAAAATCCGGATTGTTTCAAGAATTTAGAACTTACTGCGCCTGAAATACTGTGTGAAGATCGATTGTGTCGTTTCCATTTGTTCGATGGATCCCCGGGGCTGTATGAGAGAGCTAAAGCAAAGCTGTTAGAGGCCAAGGCTGCTCCTCAGCCTGAACCACTATTTGTCCGCCCTTCTTCGCAGTGGTATGCCATTGAAGAAGGGTTCTCTGACATTGAAAATGCTAGGAAAAGGAGGATTAGCGAAGCAGTTGTTGATCAGTTTGGTGTTTGGCATGTCTGCTATTCAATGCACTCGTCCAAGGAAGAATTGGAATGGGCACTACAACTTCTTGCACCTAAATGGGTTGTTTCGACAACTCCCACCTGTAGGGCTATGGAGCTGGATTATGTCAAGAAACACTGTTTTAAGTCTAAAGCTGCTCTCAGTAGCTCCATATGGAAGCTTCTTGATATAAATGTGGAAGCTTCTGATGATGCTGATGCATTCATGAAATCTGTGAGCTGTTCTCCGGTGGTTGAAGAGACACCTCAGCCTTTTGCTCGAATTGAATCACCAGTGAAACAGCGCACAGACACTATAAAACTTGTGTCTCTTCCTGCTCAAAAATTGCCTGTCACGTTATTTGGAAGAGCAAGGCTGAGTCTTCAAGATTCGAGCTTTTCACGGGTAGGGTGTAATAGCTTACCTACTAATGTCCCCACGCAAGCAATTTCAAGCAATGCAGGAAAAGAAGTCCTGGATGGCGGGAAGGATGCTGAGGCGAAATTGGAGAGATCACCGGAAAGAAAAGATTTACGTCAAGTTAAGTATAAGCCATCTGAGGATCAGGAAATAAGAGATTTACATCAAGTTAAGTATCAGCAATCTGATGATCAGGAATCTGAGGTTCAGGAAATAATAGATTTACATCAAGTTAAGTATCAGCAATCTGGGGATCAGGAATCTGAGGTTCAGGAAATAATAGATTTGCATCAAGTTAAGTATCAGCAATCTGATGATCAGGAATCTGAGGTTCAGGAAATAATAGATTTACATCAAGTTAAGTATCAGCAATCTGAGGATCAGCAATCTGAGGTTCAGGAAATAAGAGTTAATAATAGTCGCTCTTATTTAAATATTAGACCTTCAGGCATGAGTGATAGTGTAAGAAAGTTGTACAGGCGTATGAATGTTCCCGTGCCTGAACCTCTTCCATCATTGGTGAAACTTATGAATTCCAATAAACGTGCCAAGAGaggaattttttag
- the LOC112784730 gene encoding NAD(P)H-quinone oxidoreductase subunit O, chloroplastic — protein MMMAFSLCHTSSFFIVHRFPQQTLIRTRRIHFQLIRAVQSGESETEKSAQKKTEESPSSTAAASPPPRPKKPVYSMKKGQIVRVDKEKYLNSINYLSVGHPPYYKGLDYIYEDRGEVLDMRIFETGEYALIAWVGIPTAPAWLPTDMLIKSEKLNYERL, from the exons ATGATGATGGCGTTCTCTCTCTGCCACACCTCTTCTTTCTTCATCGTTCACCGCTTCCCACAACAAACTTTGATAAGAACAAGACGAATTCATTTCCAATTGATTCGTGCAGTGCAATCAGGGGAATCAGAAACTGAAAAGTCTGCACAGAAAAAGACTGAAGAATCACCATCTTCAACTGCTGCTGCTTCTCCTCCTCCTAGACCAAAGAAACCCGTCTATTCTA TGAAGAAGGGCCAGATTGTGAGAGTGGACAAAGAAAAATATCTCAACAGCATCAAT TATCTTTCTGTTGGGCATCCGCCATACTACAAAGGATTGGATTACATCTATGAAGACCGTGGGGAG GTCCTGGATATGCGTATATTTGAAACAGGGGAGTATGCACTT ATTGCATGGGTAGGAATCCCCACTGCCCCGGCTTGGCTTCCAACAGACATGCTTATCAAG TCAGAGAAGCTCAATTATGAGAGGCTATGA